A window of the Trichoplusia ni isolate ovarian cell line Hi5 chromosome 4, tn1, whole genome shotgun sequence genome harbors these coding sequences:
- the LOC113492835 gene encoding transient receptor potential cation channel subfamily V member 5 has product MGNTESNVTSGVKKQAGTSQQKLYKLVDIKGGGLLVDMMKRALQNKQYAEIDHAIKTKVEPFLYNKGKGRYIPVSHLVLLRNKERPRHKLLPPLRHMENPDEEFDVEKDWPLVTQEQYDANPSGYKELCWDLKERGAVGETILHLCLLNASSLLANLAKRLLRFYPKLINDVYMGDEYCGESVLHITIVNEDPTMVKFLLDAGANYHERCYGNFMCPEDQKASRSDSFDHEWVNVQPETNYNGYVYWGEYPLSFAACLGQEECYRLILARGADPDKQDTNGNTVLHMLVIYEKQETFDMAFEVGASLNIRNVQNLTPLTLAAKLARTDMFFHILNIEREIYWQIGATTCAAYPLGQVDTIDTETGFICKDSALNLVVFGEKDEHLGLLEGMLIDLLKTKWNTFVKFRFYRQFILFSCYFLISLVCFTLRPGPPDRALNTTALNATVGPVNDTDLVIEVENCTMPLNGTEFDPGAVEMINGSKPDGPQCARFKSHTKEKDKRPRESDMEGWWEDLTEDCRLMNFESWQAKVRITAELLLWVGALAYVGAALREARFLGLKMFVENLSTVPSRVMFLVSCLLMLVLPTLRLWCADEEEDHLAVIIMLTTAPYFLFFCRGFKTVGPFVVMIYRMVMGDLLRFVCIYLVFVMGFSQAYYVIFLSFDNPNTPEGVDDSVSNPMPSPMESIMAMFLMSLTSFSDYYGAFDRTDHEIEAKLLFVVYMIIVAILLVNMLIAMMGNTYQKIAETRNEWQRQWARIVLVVERGVPPAQRLKQLLTYSQPMANGKRALVLRINQKDEEKEEMKEIMEMKRTHERIVAKRKAREAQLAGGRGLAPHTPLRDYPLRK; this is encoded by the exons ATGGGTAATACAGAAAGTAATGTTACTAGTGGTGTTAAGAAGCAGGCGGGGACTTCGCAGCAGAAACTGTACAAGCTCGTCGATATCAAAG GAGGTGGTCTTCTAGTAGACATGATGAAGAGAGCTTTACAGAACAAGCAATACGCGGAGATCGACCACGCGATAAAAACCAAGGTGGAGCCGTTTCTATACAACAAGGGCAAGGGCCGCTATATACCAGTGTCGCATCTAGTGCTGCTACGGAATAAAGAGAGGCCCAGACATAAACTG TTGCCGCCATTGCGTCATATGGAGAATCCTGACGAAGAGTTTGACGTGGAGAAAGACTGGCCGCTCGTCACTCAGGAGCAGTATGATGCGAACCCTTCAGGGTATAAAGAATTATGCTGGGATCTTAAG GAGCGTGGTGCTGTCGGAGAAACCATTCTGCACTTGTGTCTACTGAACGCTTCCTCATTGCTGGCTAACCTGGCTAAGAGATTACTTCGGTTCTACCCAAAACTCATCAACGACGTCTACATGGGCGATGAATATTGTG GTGAAAGCGTGCTCCATATAACAATAGTAAACGAAGACCCGACCATGGTAAAATTTCTCCTGGACGCTGGAGCCAACTACCATGAGCGTTGCTATGGCAACTTCATGTGCCCCGAGGACCAAAAGGCTTCGAGAAGCGACTCCTTTGACCACGAATGGGTTAACGTACAACCCGAGACGAATTATAACGG CTACGTGTACTGGGGCGAGTACCCTCTGAGTTTCGCGGCCTGTCTCGGCCAGGAGGAGTGCTACCGGCTGATCCTGGCGCGCGGCGCCGACCCCGACAAGCAGGACACCAACGGCAACACCGTGCTGCACATGCTCGTCATCTACGAGAAGCAG GAGACATTCGACATGGCATTTGAGGTGGGAGCATCTCTAAACATTCGCAACGTGCAGAACCTGACTCCTTTAACATTAGCTGCCAAGCTGGCTCGCACGGACATGTTCTTCCATATCCTGAACATCGAACGCGAGATCTACTGGCAGATAGGTGCAACCACCTGCGCCGCCTACCCGTTGGGACAAGTCGACACTATTGATACCGAGACCGGGTTCATTTGTAAAGATTCAGCACTGAATTTGGTCGTTTTTGGG GAAAAGGACGAACATTTAGGCCTCCTAGAAGGCATGCTAATCGACCTTCTGAAGACCAAATGGAACACGTTCGTGAAGTTCCGCTTCTACCGCCAGTTCATACTGTTCTCGTGCTACTTCCTTATCTCCCTGGTATGCTTCACCCTGAGGCCTGGGCCTCCTGACAGGGCACTCAATACGACAGCACTGAACGCTACTGTCGGACCTGTTAATGATACGGACCTCGTTATAGAAGTTG AAAACTGTACAATGCCATTGAACGGTACAGAGTTCGATCCCGGTGCTGTGGAGATGATTAACGGGAGCAAACCTGATGGACCGCAGTGCGCACGCTTCAAGAGCCACACTAAGGAAAAAGATAAAC GTCCAAGGGAATCAGATATGGAAGGCTGGTGGGAAGACCTAACAGAAGATTGCAGACTGATGAACTTTGAATCCTGGCAAGCTAAG GTGAGAATAACAGCTGAACTTCTTTTGTGGGTGGGTGCGCTGGCTTACGTCGGAGCTGCGTTAAGGGAAGCAAGGTTCCTCGGACTCAAAATGTTTGTGGAAAACTTAAGCACAGTGCCTTCACG CGTGATGTTCTTGGTGTCCTGTCTGTTGATGCTGGTACTCCCAACACTGCGGCTCTGGTGTGCCGACGAAGAAGAGGATCATCTTGCGGTCATTATCATGCTTACCACTGCACCTTACTTCTTGTTCTTCTGCAG aggTTTCAAAACTGTGGGTCCGTTCGTGGTGATGATCTACAGAATGGTGATGGGAGATTTACTTCGGTTCGTCTGCATTTATTTGGTCTTCGTTATGGGTTTCTCGCAAG CATATTACGTAATATTCTTATCATTTGACAACCCCAACACACCGGAGGGCGTGGACGACTCGGTGTCGAACCCCATGCCGTCGCCCATGGAGAGCATCATGGCCATGTTCCTCATGTCACTCACCTCCTTCTCTGATTATTACGGCGCCTTCGATAGGACCGACCACGAGATCGAAGCTAAG CTGCTATTCGTGGTGTATATGATCATTGTGGCGATTCTGTTGGTGAACATGTTGATCGCCATGATGGGCAATACGTACCAGAAGATAGCAGAAACTAGGAATGAGTGGCAGCGCCAGTGGGCGAGGATTGTGCTGGTGGTGGAGCGAGGGGTGCCGCCAGCGCAGCGGCTGAAGCAGCTGCTGACGTACAGCCAGCCCATGGCGAACGGGAAGAGGGCACTCGTGCTCAGGATCAACCAGAAG GATGAGGAAAAGGAGGAAATGAAAGAGATAATGGAGATGAAGCGCACTCACGAGCGTATCGTGGCGAAGCGCAAGGCGCGGGAGGCGCAGCTGGCGGGCGGCCGCGGGCTCGCGCCGCACACGCCGCTGCGGGACTACCCGCTCAGGAAGTAG
- the LOC113492841 gene encoding uncharacterized protein LOC113492841, with translation MLQPAVERGEDVNFTPDTSYLDWTTTFPAVTLCEQHNTKTTLRRFIDLYPKLLEPLNNNVRRYLTDVLFVRGYCSGTVEHCAPCGALVACDVPWRSIIENVHRSCPELVFECQYNGVPFPCCEYFRSVDSERGPCFSFNTLQHKGNLARFVVNRTTGPGVLKFRLLADTQISVHSTEELSTNNLDAKLKNVVHPFSENKANILFSIVEVVNDQLLANTDINVRECRYLHETIDNPFYTYPVYSYGACRLALGTEETYQHCKCVHPARDLSYKGMYCNYTGINCWQTYENNIKVKAGVDKNAKELCLPSCVESEVTTINFISRWTPEESGEGAAVEVKMVSLPTLRYQRNLLRDNLDLVVTIGGIVGLFFSASILSFLEIFYLMLRPPRSQ, from the exons ATGCTGCAGCCGGCGGTGGAGCGCGGCGAGGACGTGAACTTCACGCCCGACACCAGCTACCTGGACTGGACCACCACCTTCCCAGCCGTCACGCTGTGTGAGCAGCACAACACTAAGACAACACTACGGAGATTCATTGATCTGTATC CAAAATTATTAGAGCCTTTGAACAACAACGTCCGGCGGTACTTGACGGACGTGTTGTTCGTGCGCGGCTACTGCTCGGGGACAGTGGAGCACTGCGCGCCCTGCGGCGCACTCGTCGCCTGCGACGTGCCCTGGAGGAGCATCATCGAAAAT GTGCACAGGAGTTGTCCTGAGCTGGTATTCGAGTGCCAATACAACGGCGTTCCATTCCCATGTTGTGAATATTTCCGCTCGGTGGACTCGGAGCGCGGGCCTTGCTTCTCCTTCAACACTCTACAGCACAA AGGAAATTTAGCTCGGTTCGTAGTGAACAGGACTACGGGCCCGGGAGTGTTGAAGTTTCGCCTGTTGGCTGATACTCAG ATCTCAGTCCACAGTACGGAGGAACTATCTACGAACAATTTAGACGCAAAGTTAAAGAATGTGGTCCACCCATTTTCTGAGAACAAGGCAAACATCTTGTTCTCCATCGTGGAGGTAGTCAACGATCAGTTGTTGGCAAACACCGATATCAACGTGAGGGAATGTCGCTACTTGCATGAGACTATCGACAATCCTTTTTATACTTACCCG GTGTACTCTTACGGCGCCTGCCGGTTGGCGCTTGGCACTGAGGAGACCTATCAACATTGTAAATGTGTACACCCTGCGCGAGATCTCAGTT ATAAAGGGATGTACTGCAATTACACGGGAATCAACTGTTGGCAAACATACGAAA ATAACATTAAAGTTAAGGCAGGCGTTGACAAAAATGCCAAAGAACTTTGTTTACCTTCGTGCGTGGAAAGTGAAGTAACcactataaattttatttc CAGATGGACGCCTGAGGAATCTGGGGAAGGAGCCGCCGTGGAGGTCAAAATGGTATCACTGCCTACACTCAGGTACCAGAGGAATTTACTTCGAGATAATTTGGATTTAGTAG TTACTATTGGAGGAATCGTGGGATTGTTCTTCAGTGCGTCTATTCTAAGCTTTCTGGAAATATTCTATCTAATGCTAAGGCCTCCTCgcagtcaataa
- the LOC113492839 gene encoding pancreatic triacylglycerol lipase-like isoform X3, whose amino-acid sequence MEPVTALPVPGSVECFGLGSLTSTIMRLFQMKPDSANAVNTHFYFSSRTMLNRTQVFPGSQFGLEWVDFKANRKTVLIVHGFMSHSNASWVHDMTRAFLAWGDVNVIAVDWSGGGNTWKYWRAVANTRRVGSDVVTFMRQLIAATGARIKDFHFVGHSLGAHIASYASFHLGKVARITGLDPAQPCFRTSDSTERLDATDADFVDIIHTNGRLLSRIGFGFPDPTGHADFYPNGGMKQPGCYNNTKSLWAKLLPFSPTKLQQAICSHGRAYLLFTESLISNNCTFRGHKWDLTYEGVNASLKSICDRSGSCSEMGIRAVGGSDTPRARGPYFVLTTDKEPYCATEWQLLHPQPDLLRDLRQGFLLDRSQNSPTTVAPNTGAYADPMARDEPTTTTTQQPWYKRWFG is encoded by the exons ATG GAACCCGTAACGGCCCTGCCCGTCCCTGGTTCTGTGGAGTGTTTTGGCTTGGGATCGCTAACGTCGACCATCATGAGGCTGTTCCAGATGAAACCAGACTCAGCAAATGCCGTTAATACGCATTTCTACTTCTCTTCAAGAACTATGCTTAATAGAACACAG GTATTCCCGGGATCTCAGTTTGGCCTTGAATGGGTGGACTTCAAGGCAAACAGAAAAACAGTTCTCATAGTCCACGGCTTCATGAGTCACAGCAACGCGTCTTGGGTTCACGACATGACTAGAGCATTCCTTGCATGG GGGGACGTGAACGTGATCGCGGTGGACTGGAGCGGCGGCGGCAACACGTGGAAGTACTGGCGCGCTGTGGCCAACACGCGGAGAGTCGGCTCCGATGTCGTCAC GTTCATGCGTCAGCTAATAGCGGCTACTGGGGCTCGGATAAAGGATTTTCATTTCGTGGGACACAGTTTAGGCGCCCATATTGCGTCCTACGCGTCCTTCCACTTGGGAAAAGTGGCACGGATTACAG gTTTGGATCCAGCGCAGCCATGCTTCAGGACGAGTGACTCTACAGAACGCCTGGACGCCACAGACGCTGACTTTGTGGACATCATCCATACTAATGGGCGACTACTATCCCGCATTGGATTCGGGTTTCCTGATCCGACAG gTCATGCAGATTTCTATCCAAACGGTGGTATGAAGCAGCCGGGCTGTTACAACAACACCAAGTCGCTGTGGGCTAAACTCTTGCCGTTCTCACCTACCA AACTCCAGCAAGCAATTTGCAGCCACGGACGGGCGTATCTACTTTTTACAGAATCATTGATCAGCAATAACTGCACATTCAGAGGACACAAATGGGATTTGACTTATGAAGG GGTGAACGCCAGTCTCAAATCTATTTGCGACAGAAGTGGCTCGTGCTCGGAGATGGGGATCCGAGCTGTGGGCGGCAGCGACACGCCGCGAGCGCGCGGGCCTTACTTCGTGCTCACCACTGATAAAGAACCATACTGTG CTACGGAATGGCAACTGCTTCACCCTCAGCCGGACTTACTCCGCGACCTCCGCCAAGGGTTCCTTCTAGACAGGTCCCAGAACAGCCCCACCACTGTGGCTCCTAACACCGGGGCTTACGCCGACCCCATGGCGAGGGACGAACCCACTACCACTACCACGCAACAACCGTGGTACAAGAGATGGTTCGGATGA